CGTGTGATTTAACCTTTGTCTTAGTATTTACTTTAGCTACTGGATATTCAATATTATTATTATATAAAAGTGTTGCTATTATTGATTCATACAACAAATTGCTATTTGATTGAGAAGTATTACTGTTTGTATTAGTACAGCTTATTGTTATTAAACTAATAAAAACTATTATTAGTATTTTCATATTTTCCTCCTTGATAATTCATTTATAACTATATAAAATATTTTTTAATCTATTCTTTTACGGCTTCCTCTCCAAATTCTTATATACTATTTTTATTTTTTGCTATAAAATTTCAGTCACTCATTTTTGATATACGAAATCTAATAAATAATTTCAACTAAATTTTTTAAATTAAGTTAAAATAACTTTCTTTTATAGAAAATATAATATTTTTTATTTTTAAAAATATTTTTAATTTTTTTATTTCACAATACACACTTTTAAATAATGCTTTGAACCTATGATATAATACAAAAAATGTTAGTAAGAAATTAATTTTCCTAATCCTTATTTTCGCTATCTGATATGAATTTAAAACAATTAAAACTTTCTAATAGAATAAAAAGGCCTCTCATAATTGAAAGGTCTTTTTTATAGTTATAAAACATCTTAGTGGAAGATTTTCATATTATATATTACTCATCTATGGCTAAACTTATATCTTTTCCTTCTAATGTTAGAATTCCTTCTTTCCCTTTAAAATGTATTTCTATTTTTTCATTTTCACCAATCATCCTAGTTCCTGACCCACTCACAGCTTCCTTCATTTCTATTTTCTTATTTCCAATTGTTAATATCCCTGTTTCAAAAAGATTTGAAGATTCAAGAGTTATTATTTCTTTATTGTCTTCTCTCTTAAAAGTTATTATTTCTTTTTCAACTGATGGAATATTTTTTTCAACTTTAACTACTTCTTCTTTCTTTTCTATATCTTTTCCACATCCTGTAATAGCAAGTACAACTCCCAAAATAACAAAAAATTTTTTCATAATTCTCCTCCTAAATTTATTTATTATAAATATTAAGTAATCAAACAAGTTAACTTAAAATTATGCCATATTTATTACTAATAGCACTACCAGCTGGTAATACTATTAGTATACTTCTTTCCAGCCCCCTTGTCAATTTTTTACATTGCTGCTGAAATTTGTAGCTCTTCCAACTCCGATAAATAGCTTCAACAAAAACTCAATTTTAAGTAAGAATTACAATATTTCTACCACAATTTAAATTTTCAAAATCATAGTATTTTCTAATGTTACTAAAATAATACTTGAGTCTATGATATAAAATACCAGAAAAAAATTAATCTTCCTGACCATTATTTCTACCATTTGATATGAATTTAATCCTAAAAGAACAATTAAATTTTCCAATAAAATAAAAGAACCTCTTATAATTAAGAGGCCTTTTCCAACTATAGTTATAAAACATCTTGGGGAAAGATTTTATACCTAAATATAATATCATATAAATTTATTTTTGTAAACACAATTTTTTATTAACTATATTTACATTAAAATTTGAAAATTAAGTTTTATTTTTTACTTTTTTAGACTAAGGAGAGAATTTCTTCTCCCCCTTAGTCTATCCCCCAAAGTCGTATAATATTACTACATAATTAGATCATTTCTTTTTTTATTTTACAAAAAATTTTATTTTATCAAATAAGCAGACACTCTTCTTATAACTCATATTTGAGAAGGGATAATTAAATTTCTTTATTTATCATTTCTTTTTATCTCTTACTTATTTTTACATTGTTCTAATGCTACCTTTAATTTTTCTGGTATAGGTATTCCTAGTATAGCCGCATTTTCTAAAATAGATAAAAATTCTGTAGCTACATAAAACATTAATACAAGTGTTCTTATTCCCATGCCTTGTAAAATTATATCCATTTGAGTAGCTCCAACTATTATTACAAGGATAATAAATTTCTTCCAAAATCCTTTATAAGCTCTTTTGGAATTCATATTCTTCTCTTTATACCCCTTTGCAACTCCTGTTATATAATCTAATGCCATCATTATCAACAATGCTCTAAACAAGTTGTCGAAGCCTCCTATTAAAAAAATGGTTACGCTTACCCAGCTTGTCCATACCATAGCAAGTCCTATCTTTGCTAAATTTATATATTCTTTTAACGCTTCAAACATATATTCCCCCATCTTCTATAGCTTAATACCTACTTTTAATCCACCAACTATATTATTGTTGCCTCTTAAATCTGTTTTTCCTTCTAAATATCCTTCTATATATCCTTTGCTATTTATATCTTTCTGCATTTCCTCTGCCACTTTTAATATATCCTTTGGAGCTCCTGTGGTAGCTGTTTTAAGGATTTCATTCACAATTGTAAGCTGTTTATCCTTTGAACTTTTAAAAGTCTTTTGAAGCGTTTTAAGAGCTTCCTCTATTAAATAAATAATAAATTTTTCTGATATAAACCAAGACAAATATGTGGGAATCCTTTTTTTAAACTCTTTTATTGCATATTCAAGCTTTTTCTTTCCCTCTCCTGATATAAACTCTTCCTCTGCTCTTGTTACCACATAACAAGCTATTACCCATAAAGTTTCCTTTTTATATTTATACAAGCAATAGAACCCAAATATAACCAAAATAATTGTTATCATTAAAAGTATTATTTCTTTATTCATTTTTATTTCCTCCTTAATTCCAGTTATTTTCTATATTCAAATATCTTCTTTTAACATCCTGTGGCTGTTCCCTTCCCCATTTAAGTCCTAATTTAAAGTTTAAAATATCCTGAGAAGTAAGGATTTTTTTATTTTTTATAAAATTGTGCATAAGCCCACCTTTGCTCAAATTAAATTGATTATGATAATCTACCAAATGAACAAAAGTCTTTTCATTTTTAAACTCTGGTAATCCACTAAGAGAGGCAACATAATTCACCATATCTCTTATATGTTTTTTATCTAGTTCATCTATTTCTTTTCTATATTTTTTTAATTTTTCATTAAGATCCTTAATATTTTTATCTAATTTTAATAATCTTTCAATATCTCCTGCCGTAAAGCCACATTTATTTCTAAGAAAATTTCTAGCTACTCCATTATGTTTTACATCAAATTGACTCCTCCCAAAGCTATACCCCGACTTTCCTCCTGCATAACTAAATTTACAGATCACATTTTCATTCCCACTAATTTCATTTAAAGATATTACTTTCATGATTTTTTCTAAGTTTATATTATCTGTTATTTGTTTTATGTTCATTTTCTCCTCTCCTATACTGTTTTAATTTTTGATTTTTTATTTATCATTTTTTTAAATCTTCTATAGTCAAATTTAAATTTACCTCATCCCGTTTTAAAAATGCTTCTACTTCATATACTGTATTAATAAACTCCATTCCCTTTACTCTCATTTCTTTTAATTGATTTAATGTCATCTTTAAAATATCATTATCTGAAAAAGCCCAAAAAAGTCCCTCTTCTTTTCTTGCATCTTCCAAAGCTGATATTGCATTACTTAAAAGAGCAAGATCTTTATCTCTGCATCTTTGATTATGTCCTTCATATATAAATCCTCTGTCTAAAATTTCTGCTTTATATTTATCTATTTGTTTTTTGTAAAATATCTTCTTTTCTTCTTCACTAGCCCCTTCCTCCCAAATCCTTTTCTCCTCATTCCATTTCTTCTTTATCATATTATCTGGCTCAGGAATGCATACAATCTTTCCATTTTCAATATATTCCCCACTTTTTAATTTTTCTCCCCCAAGATTTAGCTGTATTCTTTCAATTCTTGTTGCCTCTCTCAAGATTTCATTCCCTGAATTATCTATTTCTAATATTGGAAAATCTATTAAATTTTCTGATATTAGATAATTTCCTTTTCCATATCTATTTATTGCTTCATCTTCTGGTAATTTTTCTTCAAAAACATCTAATATTTTAGAATAATTATTTAATATTGCTTTCTTTTCTAAATAAAAAAACATATTCTACCTCCTAAAGTAAACTAATTTCATAATCTGTGTTAACCGTTTTTGCAAATACATAAAATTTAGGAAAAATTCCTGATATTCCACTCTGAATTATTTTAAAACCTGAAGTAATATATTTATTTCCTCCTGTTTCTTGTAAAGTAGGTTCTGTATAAAAATATATTTTAAAATTACTTGCTTCATCTGTTCCTATTACTTTTATATCTTCTACATATCCATTTGTATAAAATGTTTCTTCTCTTCTATTTCCCAAGTTTGGATTATTGATAGTTTCATAAATTTTCATGCTTATTTTTATTCCATCACTTTCATTTCTCATGTATTCTCTTAATATATTTGTGTCCGGATAAAAACTTGAAATTAAATTATTTTTAAAACTTAACCACTTTATAGTTCCCTCAAAAGTTCTATGCCATCGTAACATAGGCTTATTAATATCAAATGGAATAAATATTTTATAATTAGCATTTGGATTAGTTGGGGACATAAGAACAATTAAGCTTCCTCTTAAAAATCCCCCATATGTTTTTGGAAGTAAAACATTAGTATTTCTATAATCGACATTAACTCTATAAATACCAGATGCAAGACTTAAATCATTAATTTCTTCTGGAGTAGATAAGAAAGGATTGTTTATTGCTCCTCCTTCTGTTGCTGGAGTTTTCCAATCAAATGTTGTCCCATTATCAAATATAAATCTGTAATATACATATCCTTCTTCCTCTCTTAAATACCTAGCTTCTTTTATTCCATTTCCTTTTGTTCCTTGCTCTCCTTTAGGAAGAACTAAATTTAGAATTTGTTCTGTTCCCGCTTCTGTTATTTCTGCTTTAGCTTCCTCTCCTTTTTCAACTGTTCCAATTTTTATTTTGGAAATTGGTCCTGGAATCCCTTGTTCTCCTTGTATGCCTTGCTCCCCCTGTTCTCCTTTTGCTCCTTGTTCTCCCTTATCTCCTTTTTCACCTTTTAATGCAGCTTTATTATCTGCAATATATTTATCTAATTCTGTTTTTTTGACATTAGTATGTGAGTTTAATTCAACCTTTTCTCCTTCTGTAAATTGGTCTATTTCTAATTCTTTAGCTGTCACATATTCATTTATTTCTTCCTTTTTATTATCTGTAAGATCATTTATTTCTTTTTTAGATTCAGTTAATAATCTATTTAACTCAACTATCAAGTTATTCATTTCACTTATTAATTCATTCCCTGGAATCATTTCTAAATTACTTCCAGCTGTAGTTTCAGTAACTACAAAACGAGCTAACTTATTTACAGTTAATATCTTTTCTCCTTCTAATAAAACTATTTCAATTAAAACATCTCCAATTATATTTAATGCATTATTAGGAACAAGTACTTCATTTATCTTTCCTATATTTGTTATCATTGTAAATACACTTGTTTTATTTGGTCTTATAAAATTTATTTTCATTGTTTTTCCACTGAAATTTATTTCATCCTCAAATATTATTTTTAAATAATGTGTTTGATTATCTCCCTGAGTAAATATCATTTCTTCTTCATAAGTTACCCCTTTATTTATATTAACTTTTATACTAAAAACTCTTTTCATATCCCTCTCCTTATCTCATATTAAAACTCTTGATGTCATCCAAGGTAGTGTTACATTACTTGTCTCAAAATGTGGTGAACTTTTTCCAGTCCAACTTGTTACTGTTGGCCAACTTCTTACACTATCAGCAAGAGCTCCTGACATCCATGCAGTATATGTATAATACCCATCATCATAAACACTATTCAGTCTATTTCTTGTTATTGAAAAATATGCATATCCTTCTAATAAGTGGCTCGTTTCACTATCTCCACTTCCTCCACCTCCAGAAGTCCATTCCAATCTCATATATATTTTTACTGTTCTTGTTTCCCCTAATCCCATATTACTCATTCCACTTATGTAAACCCACTTTTTATCATGTCTGTCATTATTTGCTAAACTTACTGTTAATCCCGCATTATCAATAATCTGCCATGGAGTTGACCTTCGTGTTTCGTATTCTACTCCTATAGTTGCAACACTGCTTCCATATACTTTATACTTGCTCCATTCTTTCATTTTATTCAAAGTATTAAGCATATGATTTCTTCCCCAATAATGTCCAAATTCATACAGCTCTTTCTCTGCATTAATTACCTCTGCTAATAAATAATAATCTGCTAAAGTTTTATTGGCTACATATTTACTAGAATAATCTATAAGCGAAGAAAAATTATATTCAAAATTATTAATTTCAGGTATTTTATTTTTTATTGAATTCAACCATGTATTATAATTATTTAACCATACTATAAGCCTGCTTTTTAAATAAAGCTGCTTGCTATTTAAAGATACCAATAGTTCTTTACTTAGCATATCTCCCATTTTAGCAGTTTCAAAATTACTCACTCCTCTACTTCCTATTTTTCTTGATAGCATAGTAAAAGAAGTGTCTAAAAATTTAAGTGTTGCTATTCCTTTTTTAAAATTAGGAGTTTTTTCAATTATTTCCATTAATTTAGACACTTATTCCCTCCTTCATCAACCATTGTCTTATATAATTATGATTATCTAAACAGCTTTTAAAATTATTATCTGTATCATTAAATATTTTATGGCTAATTTGTTTCTCTGTTGTTGTTATTACCCAAGTTCCATCTATAGCTTTTCCAAGTGTATTATCTTCAATAAATCCTCCCCACTCATGTCCTACACCAAAATGAGCTATCCCATTATACATATCCCCATCTGATATATATTCTTTTCCTATTCCTGGAGTCCCTTGTTTTTCTCCTTCCCAAGCTATTAATGTTTTATGAGTTATAAATAAATAATCTCCTACTTTATATTCTGCTGCTACTTCTAAAGGTACAACTATTTCTAATTCTATTCCTGGAAGTCCATATCTACTAAAAATAGAATCTGCTAAAGTTGCTGAGAAAGTAGCTTTATCTGTTAAGGATAATTTATTTATACCTTTAATCTCATATTCTTCTGGTGAATCAGGAATAAGCATTTTAAATTTATTAAATGAAGTTGAAGATGAAAAATATCTCTTTGTTTTTCCCTTATCTTCTTTAAAATCATAGTCATATTTAACTATCATATTATTAACTATATTTTCATCAGTTATAGTCTTCCCTCCAACAGATATAATATTTTCTTCTGACAATGTTATTTCTTCTGTTCCTATTGTAGGCTGTTTATGTAGTTTTAATCCCAATTTGCCTTCTGTATTTACAAAAGGAAAAATAGCACATGGTTTATATATATTTTCAATTAAAAATTCATATGGATCATCTATCGGTTCTCTAAATTCAAAATAAAAATTATATACTGCCCTATTCAATGTTTCCCTTATAGAATTTAAAGAAATTATATCAACAAAATCAGTCCATTTATTACTTAAATATGGAAGCCTTACTTCTAATACTGGAGTGGAGAAAATTATCTGAAATATCATTTCTACCATATCAATAACATGACCATTAAAGAATATTACCCTTGTTAAAATTATATTTCCATTCTCATCTGTTTCTCCTTCATTTCTTTCCTCTATATAAAATCCTATTCTCCTCCCATTTACCATTTTATAAGGAAGCCTATAATTATTTATATCCAAAATACTTTCAGTAGAATATTTAGAAAATTCTCTATCAAAAATTGATGATTTCAATCTATTCTGAAAATCCGCTACTTCTATTTCATATTCACTTTCAAATTCATCATTTGAAATACTTCGTATAAGCCCTCTATATACTAATTTAAGTCTCCCATTTTCACATAAAGCAAATACATCAACCATTTCTCCATAGGTCATTGTGAAATTAGAATTAAGTCTCCTATAAAGCCATTTTGATATTTCATAATTTATATTTGTGACTTTAAAAGTTATTGAACTTACTGAACATTGAGAGTTTTTTGGTGTGATTGAAGTCGCTGCCCCTGATGGTGTACTCATATAAGGCTTACATAGCATATTATCTATAATAATCCCTTCTTTTGTACTTAAATATAGAGGAGTAGCATCTATTCCTGTTTTTAAAGAATCATATATTTTTGCTGCATAATGATAATATTTTTTCATATAAAATCAACTCTTTCTTTTACTTTTAGTGTCATTTCATAGTAAGGTTTTCCTGTGCTTTGTTTAGGTTTTATATCTTTTAACTCATAGTAAAATTTAGGCTCTCCTGGTATCTTTTTCATATCAATATATCCTTTTTTCACAAGTACTCCTTTTGAAATCGTAACTATAGCCCTATTTTTTTTAGCTTCAATAAAATCTTTTACTATATTTTCACATTCTTTATATGTAAGTAATTGTAAAGTAATTGTATAGACATGCTCTATCCATCTTAGAATATTAAATTCTTCTCCAGACTCACTTTTTTGATATATAGCTCCGTCTTCATCTTCTATTCCTTCGTATTTACATCCCTTTATCTTATTTTCATTAAGATTATTAATAGAATTTAAAATATTTAACTGCAAAATATTCCTCCTTACAAGTTTTATCAAGCTAAAAAATTAGATAAATATTATCTAAATATATGCTTTACTTCTATATTCTGTATTAATACTAAAATTATTATCTCTTTAACAATTAAAAAGCCAATGTTTACCACAGATAACATTTAATTTTCAAGGTTCTTTTAGTATTGATTTTTTTTTAAAATATATTATAATAATAAAAAAAACAATAAAGGAGCAGTTTCATGAAAAAAATACTATTACTTGTTACTTTTTGTATATCTTTAGTAGGATGTATTGGATTGTCACCTGTTGAAAATATTTCTCGTATAAATAATGGCGAACAAAAACAAACTCATATAACTAAAGATAATTTAAAAATTGAATATTCATCTGGTATAACTTTTAGCAGAAACACATTTGGAGGACTTCCTCTGGTTACTTTTCCAAAATATAGTGATAATCCTTATAAAATTGTTGAATTTTCTTTAAATAGTTATCCAGAATATCTTATTAAAAGTTTAATATTTGAAAATAATAGAGATAAAGTTATTTTTAAAATGACTTCATACGAACAAATCATATTAGAAACTCAAGAAGTTTCTGATTATTATGGAAATTATAATGTTAAAAATACTATGTTTTTTACTACTATTCCTGATTTAAAAAAATTACTTCTTATGTTAGAAAATAGTGATACTCTTAGAATAACTCTTGATTGTTTTAGGGGAAAAATTCCATATACTATTTCAAAAAAGGATGAACAAAAATTAATTGAATTTATAAAAATTTTAATTGAAATAGATTCTGAAAAAGGTAGTAATTAACTACCTTTTTTCTTTCCAATAAGTGTTACATTATACCCATCATTTAATTCTTTTTCTATTTGCTTTATCCAGAACTTACTTATTTCTGAATCTGATACATCTATTATTACACTTCCTTCACTCTCATTTCTAGATGTTTCTATTCTATCTTCTATTCCTTCATCATATACTGTTGACCTTTTTTCTTCTTTTTCTGAAGTTTCACTATCTGGAGAAACTAATGATGCTGCCACTCCAAATGCTGCTGCTATAGCTGCATTTTTAGCTGCTGACATAAATTCTGGTGGGGCAAGACTTGCTGTCAAAGGATTAGCAGCATAAGATATTCCTTTTGCTGTATCTGAAATTGCTATAGCTGCATGTTCTTCTCCTTTTGCTAAAAATAATTCTGCTAATTGCATTTGAGCAAATTTTTTAAAATCATCTAATGATTTTATTTGTCCTGTTGCTAATGCTTCATATGTTTCTATTATTGTATTAGCTGATCTCCTATATATATTAGTTTCATAATTTTCTTTCCATTTCTCCCAATTTATTTTTTCTTTATCTCTTTTTTTAGCTTTTTTATTCTTTAATTCAAGCTGTTTTATTTCATTTTCTTTTATTGCTAGCTTTGTGTCTAACGCTTTTTCTGCATAATGTTTATCCTTTTCATAAAAAGCTAATCTATTCTCAAGCTCTCTTGCTTCTTGTTGTAGTTTTTTTTCTTCTACATAATATCTGGCTGATTCTGCTCTTTCTTCTATTTGCTTTTCTGTAAGTTTTCCTGTTTCTTTCATCTCCGCTATATCATTTAAATATTCCCATTCATCTTGTAATAGTTCTGCTTGAAACTGTTTTCTCTTCATCCTCTCTTCTTCTAGATACTTATCTTCTCTATCATTAAAATCTCCTCCCATAGATACTGAAGTTCTTTTCTTAATATCTATTTCTACTTCTATAATTTTTTTACGATATTCATTTGCTTTAGCTTGATCTCCAATTTTTTTATAATATTCTTCCATCTCTTTTAAAGATTCAAGATTTGTCATAGCTTGCCTGTTTAAAAGTTCTCTATCTGCTTTCTCTATATTTTTGTTGTATTCTTCTTTAGATATAGCCCCAAGATCCAAAAGTCTATTCTGTTCTTCTATCATATTTTTTTTAGATTCAAGATATGATAATTCAGAACTTTTCATTGTTTCATTATGTTTTTCTAGATTGCCCTTTTCCAGCTTTTTTAATTCCGTTTCTTTTTGAATCTTTTCTTCTTGAATTTCTATTCTTTCATCTAAAATCGCTATTTTTTGTTCTAACTGTGTTTTATCTTTTTTTAATTCTGCTTTTTCATTTGAATCATTTGAAGTACTGATTATCTCTTTATTTAGTTTTAGAACTTTTTCTAAATGTTCTTTAACCTGCTTTTCTTCCCCTTTATTACTATTATTAAGATATTTCCCTAATTCCTTTCTATAGTCTGCATAAGAAGAGATATTCTTTTGATATGCTTTTTCTCTTATCATATTTTCTGTTTCTATTATTTCTTTTCTAAGCTTAGCTATTTCATCACCATGTCTCTTTATCATTGTAGCTTTCTGTTGATAATTCAGGTTATCTAGCTTTAATATCTTTTGAATTTCAGCTTCATGCTTGGCTACTCTTTTCTTTGTATCTTCTAAATTTTCTTCCCTATTATCTTGACCATCCACAAGTTGTCTGATTTCTTTTATCACAACATATATAGGTTTTTCTAGGAATGTAACAAGATCTCTCCATCTTGAATTCATTGCACTGGTTAATTTATCCCATTCAGTTTTTATATTTGCTGATGTTATAGCATATGCAGTATTTAATTCTCCAGATTTATTTTTCATATCATTTAGTTTTTCTGAGAATTTCTCTGCATTAAGCCCAGTAAGATTAAGAGCTGCACTTCCTGCCTCTACACTTCCAAATAAATCTACTATAGACTTGTTTGTCTTTTTAGCATAGTCTGACATTATGTTTAAAGCCCCTTGTAAATCTCCTCCCTTTGCTATAAAGTCTCTGAAAGACTGTCCTGAAATTTCTTTAAATACATCTGCTGCCTTTTGTCCTTCTTTTGATAATTCATTGAACATTGTTTTTAGCATAGTTGTTGATTTTGCTGTATTATTTCCATTTTGAGTTATTTGAGCAAGTGCAGCTCCTACATCATTCAAAGTAATTTTTAAAGGTGCAGAAATGGCTGTTACATCAGCTAAATAAGCTCCAAGTTCTCCTACTGTTGTTACTCCTTTATTTTGAACTGTAAGTAGCCAATCAGCTATCTCTCCTGCTTCCCTTGCTTCCATTTTATACGCATTCATTATTGATGATATAGTCTTTATTGATGTTTCTGCTGTTGTTTGCCCTGCCATAGCCGTTTTAGAAGCAGTTTCAAGAAAGTCTACTAAATCTTCTTTCTTAATCCCAGATGATAAAGCTTGATATGCACCATTTGCTATATCTTCTTTACTTGCTCCTGTTTTTATAGATAAATCAACAAAGGCTTCTGCATATTTATTTAATTCTTCCCTTGACACTTTAAGTAAGGTATTTACTGTAGATAATTGCTTCTGAAAAGCTATCATATCTTGGATGGCAAGTCTTGTTTTATTTGCAAAATATATTGCAGCAGCTGCAAGAGAGAGTTTTGAAGTTACAACTTTTTTAATTATACTGTTTAAACCTGAAAAAGATTTGTTTAATGCTCCTGTACTCCTTGAAGTTTTCCCTTGGATTTTATCTAAACCTTTTGTATAATCTCCAGTTTCAAGTTTTGCTATATACTGTAATATATATTCATTTGAATATGGTGCCATCTATTAACCTCCTAACATAGCTTTTAATTTTTGCAATCCTGAAAAATCCATACCTTGAATTATTTTTACTCCTTTATTCTGGAAAGTACTTCTATATTTATCTAAAGTTTTTCTGTATTTCTCATTCCCATCTTTACTTTTTAAATGTATATGATTGTCATATATTTCTGCATTCCTTAAGCTCTCCTCAGCTATCACTGCTTCAATTCCTTCCAAAGCATTGAAAAATACAAATACATTAGTTGAAAGAGCCTCTTTCAATGAAGTATTCATATACCTGCAATACTTTGCTAAAATATAGTCAAAAGATATATATACTTCATCATTAGATGAAGCTGTTTTCTCTTCTCCTGCCCCTTCTCTCTTATTTAAAAGGACTTCCAAACACCCTGATAAAGCTATCCATATTTCTTGATTAGTAAGATTGTCAATATTTAGATTAGGTATCATTATTTTTATTAGTTTATCAGCAGTATCTCTGAATTTTTTATCTAACATAGAAAAATCAAAAGTATTTATTTTAAGCCATTCTATTACAGTAGGTTCTTTGATTTTATAGTTTTTAAATCTTATTGTTATCTCTTTATCTTCTCTTACATACTTTTCCATATTATTAAATTTAATCATATATACCTCCTAATTTAACACTTATTGATACCCCTCTTTATAAGAGGAGTACTATAAATATTAACCTCCTATTCCTGAGGGCTTAGTATATTTCCCTATTGTAAATAATTTTCTATATGTTTCTGAATCTGGATTTTCATCTGAAGAAAATTCAAATGTTAGATCACATTTTGCTTGGCCATCTTTTTTGAATGATATATTTGTATCTATCTTACAAAATACCCTAGGTCCAATAATATCATATTCTTTTGAAGTCCCTGCTGAAAGAGGATGTATTTCAAGTTTTCCAAATTTCATTTCTTTACCTGCTGTTGAAAAAGCTGTTCCTGTTGCTCCTT
Above is a window of Fusobacterium varium DNA encoding:
- a CDS encoding Membrane-bound lysozyme-inhibitor of c-type lysozyme gives rise to the protein MKKFFVILGVVLAITGCGKDIEKKEEVVKVEKNIPSVEKEIITFKREDNKEIITLESSNLFETGILTIGNKKIEMKEAVSGSGTRMIGENEKIEIHFKGKEGILTLEGKDISLAIDE
- a CDS encoding Phage-related holin (Lysis protein), which gives rise to MFEALKEYINLAKIGLAMVWTSWVSVTIFLIGGFDNLFRALLIMMALDYITGVAKGYKEKNMNSKRAYKGFWKKFIILVIIVGATQMDIILQGMGIRTLVLMFYVATEFLSILENAAILGIPIPEKLKVALEQCKNK
- a CDS encoding phage tail tape measure protein, TP901 family, core region, with product MAPYSNEYILQYIAKLETGDYTKGLDKIQGKTSRSTGALNKSFSGLNSIIKKVVTSKLSLAAAAIYFANKTRLAIQDMIAFQKQLSTVNTLLKVSREELNKYAEAFVDLSIKTGASKEDIANGAYQALSSGIKKEDLVDFLETASKTAMAGQTTAETSIKTISSIMNAYKMEAREAGEIADWLLTVQNKGVTTVGELGAYLADVTAISAPLKITLNDVGAALAQITQNGNNTAKSTTMLKTMFNELSKEGQKAADVFKEISGQSFRDFIAKGGDLQGALNIMSDYAKKTNKSIVDLFGSVEAGSAALNLTGLNAEKFSEKLNDMKNKSGELNTAYAITSANIKTEWDKLTSAMNSRWRDLVTFLEKPIYVVIKEIRQLVDGQDNREENLEDTKKRVAKHEAEIQKILKLDNLNYQQKATMIKRHGDEIAKLRKEIIETENMIREKAYQKNISSYADYRKELGKYLNNSNKGEEKQVKEHLEKVLKLNKEIISTSNDSNEKAELKKDKTQLEQKIAILDERIEIQEEKIQKETELKKLEKGNLEKHNETMKSSELSYLESKKNMIEEQNRLLDLGAISKEEYNKNIEKADRELLNRQAMTNLESLKEMEEYYKKIGDQAKANEYRKKIIEVEIDIKKRTSVSMGGDFNDREDKYLEEERMKRKQFQAELLQDEWEYLNDIAEMKETGKLTEKQIEERAESARYYVEEKKLQQEARELENRLAFYEKDKHYAEKALDTKLAIKENEIKQLELKNKKAKKRDKEKINWEKWKENYETNIYRRSANTIIETYEALATGQIKSLDDFKKFAQMQLAELFLAKGEEHAAIAISDTAKGISYAANPLTASLAPPEFMSAAKNAAIAAAFGVAASLVSPDSETSEKEEKRSTVYDEGIEDRIETSRNESEGSVIIDVSDSEISKFWIKQIEKELNDGYNVTLIGKKKGS